A single window of Archangium gephyra DNA harbors:
- a CDS encoding sialidase family protein: MPCTSDGGWCWDNPLASGSGLRAIRGRSESDILAVGENGVVLSWDGTCWNRSRAGKQSQTLSGIWPAPGPGWQVVGINGTLLRSEDGGWVEDKLGTVTLRDISGGSDGSAFAVGSSGTLHRFVDGGWGTQSSGTSVNLTAVAAVSRNEAWAFAENGDILSYDPTFGWNRESASGVALTGAVRHPDGKPLAVGTGFLVRWVGGLTPGWRKSGIGPSTTRLNGIWHDSGRTWIVGEPGSIYQEDGGTEPSGTAQVLNSVWSQGEKAWAVGESGVIVQRTGSSWAEAPGGVVRTVHGLWSSSDGLWAVGDRGLIMRRVGGRWSTVAPPEQNVFRDVWGSGNVLWVLGESGRVYAYRDGRWTTELPGDTLTALWGVGPEQVWGVGPGGVIRRRNANGTWDTEPLNGGSSFGFNAIWGSSATELWAVGTGGNVYRRDPACTAVSCTWLKQTVTPATTAGFNDVWGTPSGKVWAVAGGGDIYHYNGSTWTNQPISGGNPGLLALTGRSESELWAVGANGSVVTGDGNTWTLQIVTGGRALGTVVVAGDTVWAGGLDGTIIKHQ, from the coding sequence ATGCCTTGTACTTCCGATGGGGGCTGGTGCTGGGACAACCCGCTCGCCTCGGGCAGCGGGCTGCGCGCCATCCGGGGACGGTCGGAGAGCGACATCCTGGCGGTCGGGGAGAACGGCGTCGTGCTGTCCTGGGACGGGACGTGCTGGAACCGGAGCCGGGCCGGGAAGCAGAGCCAGACCCTGAGCGGCATCTGGCCCGCCCCCGGGCCTGGGTGGCAGGTGGTCGGCATCAACGGCACCCTGCTGCGGTCCGAGGACGGCGGCTGGGTGGAGGACAAGCTCGGCACGGTGACGCTTCGTGACATCTCGGGAGGCTCGGACGGCTCCGCGTTCGCGGTGGGAAGCAGTGGCACCCTCCATCGCTTCGTCGATGGGGGCTGGGGGACGCAAAGCTCTGGGACGTCCGTCAACCTCACCGCGGTCGCGGCCGTCTCGCGCAATGAGGCCTGGGCGTTCGCCGAGAACGGCGACATCTTGTCCTATGACCCGACCTTCGGCTGGAACCGGGAGTCCGCCTCGGGAGTCGCGCTCACGGGAGCCGTCAGACACCCGGACGGCAAGCCCCTGGCCGTGGGCACGGGATTCCTCGTGCGCTGGGTCGGGGGGCTGACGCCGGGGTGGAGGAAGTCTGGGATCGGGCCGTCCACCACCCGGCTCAACGGCATCTGGCACGACTCCGGCCGCACGTGGATCGTCGGAGAACCCGGGTCCATCTACCAGGAGGACGGAGGCACCGAGCCGAGTGGCACCGCGCAGGTCCTGAACTCCGTGTGGAGCCAGGGGGAGAAGGCCTGGGCGGTCGGTGAGTCCGGCGTCATCGTGCAGCGCACCGGCTCGTCATGGGCCGAGGCCCCGGGTGGAGTGGTGCGCACCGTCCACGGCCTGTGGTCCTCGAGTGATGGGTTGTGGGCGGTCGGGGACAGGGGGTTGATCATGCGCCGCGTGGGCGGGCGCTGGAGCACGGTGGCTCCTCCCGAGCAGAACGTCTTCCGGGACGTCTGGGGGAGCGGGAACGTGCTGTGGGTGCTGGGCGAGAGTGGCAGGGTCTACGCGTACCGGGACGGCCGTTGGACGACGGAATTGCCCGGTGACACCCTGACCGCCCTCTGGGGCGTGGGACCCGAGCAGGTCTGGGGCGTGGGCCCCGGCGGCGTCATCCGGCGCCGCAATGCCAATGGGACCTGGGACACGGAGCCGCTGAATGGCGGCAGCTCCTTCGGGTTCAACGCCATCTGGGGCTCGTCCGCCACCGAGCTCTGGGCCGTGGGCACTGGTGGGAATGTCTATCGCCGTGACCCCGCGTGTACCGCGGTCTCGTGCACTTGGCTCAAGCAGACCGTGACTCCGGCGACGACGGCCGGGTTCAACGACGTGTGGGGGACGCCCTCGGGCAAGGTGTGGGCCGTGGCCGGTGGGGGAGACATCTACCACTACAATGGCAGCACCTGGACGAATCAGCCCATCAGCGGGGGCAACCCGGGCCTGCTCGCCCTTACGGGACGGAGTGAGAGCGAGCTCTGGGCCGTGGGTGCCAATGGCTCCGTCGTGACGGGGGACGGAAATACCTGGACCCTGCAGATTGTCACGGGGGGCCGCGCCCTGGGCACGGTGGTGGTGGCGGGGGACACTGTCTGGGCAGGAGGGCTCGATGGGACGATCATCAAGCATCAGTGA